The Chrysemys picta bellii isolate R12L10 chromosome 12, ASM1138683v2, whole genome shotgun sequence genome has a segment encoding these proteins:
- the LOC101946449 gene encoding olfactory receptor 14A16-like, with translation MSNQTTMTEFLLLGFSDVPELQILHFVVFLLLYLTSLLGNLLIITAIALNHQLHTPMYFFLMNLSILDLGSISVTIPKSMANSLMNTRVISYSGCVAQVFLFLFFASADFAILTVMAYDRYVAICQPLHYETVMNRRACVQMAASAWISGILYSAVHTGNTFAISFCGGNVVDQFFCEIPQLLKLACSDSDLSEVGFLIFSVCLSSSCFVFIIVSYVQIFKAVLRIPSEQGRHKAFSTCIPHLIVVSLFICIGTFAYLKPTSNSASGLDLVLAVLYSVLPPMMNPIIYSMRNKELKGALSKLIGWRLFSKNKMSTFLLQ, from the coding sequence atgtccaaccaaaccaCCATGACTgaattccttctcctgggattctctgatgttccggaactacagattttacactttgtggtgtttctacTGCTTTACCTGACGTCCCTGCTGGGGAAccttctcatcatcacagccataGCCCTCAACCACcaacttcacacccccatgtacttcttcctaatgaatctgtccatcctagaccttggctccatctctgtcaccatccccaaatccatggccaactccctcatgaacacaAGAGTGATTTCTTATTCTGGATGTGTCGCCCAAgtctttcttttcctcttcttcGCTTCTGCAGATTTTGCCATACTGACCGTCATGGCGTACGACCGATatgtcgccatctgccaaccTCTGCACTATGAGACagtgatgaacaggagagcttgtgtccaaatggcagccagtgcctggatcagtgggaTTCTCTACTCTGCAGTGCACACTGGAAACACGTTTGCAATATCCTTCTGTGGCGGTAAcgtggtggatcagttcttctgtgaaatcccccagctactcaagctcgcctgctctgactcagacctcagtgaagtcGGGTTTCTCATCTTTAGTGTGTGCTTAAGCTCAAGctgctttgttttcataattgtgtcgtatgttcagatcttcaaagcagtgctgagaatcccctctgagcagggccggcataaagccttctccacctgcatccctcacctcattgtggtctcatTGTTTATTTGCATAGGGACCTTTGCCTACTTGAAACCCACCTCCAACTCAGCCTCAGGTCTGGATCTAGTGCTGGCTGTTCTCTATTCTGTGTTGCCACCAATGATGAATccgatcatctacagcatgagaaACAAGGAGCTCAAAGGTGCACTGAGTAAACTGATAGGTTGGAGGTTATTCTCTAAGAATAAAATGTCCACATTTCTCCTTCAATAA